ctcttagaactgcttttgctgcatcccataggttttggatcatcgtgttttcattgtcatttgtctctaggtattttttgatttcctctttgatttcttcagtgatttcttggttatatagtagtgtattgtttagcctccatgtgtttgtattttttacagatttttttcctgtaattgatatctagtctcatagaattgcagtcagaaaagatacttgatacaatttcaattttcttaaatttaccagtgcttgatttgtgacccaacatatgatctatccttgagaattttccataagcacttgagaagaaaatgtattctgttgttttcagatggaatgtcctataaatatcaattaaatccatcttgtttaatgtgtcatttaaagcttatgtttccttatttattttcattttggatgatctgtccattggtgaaagtggggtgttaaagtcccctactatgattgtgttactgtcaatttccccttttatggctgttagcatttaccttatatattgaagtgctcctatgttgggtgtataaatatttacaattgttatatattcttggattgatcccttgatcattatgtagtgtccttctttgtctgtggtaatagtctttattttaaaggttatttggtctgatatgagaattgctactccagctttcttttgatttccatttgcatggaatatctttttccatatcctcgctttcagtctatatgtgtccctaggtctgaagtgggtctcttgtagacagcatatatacaggtcttgtttttgtatcgatTCAACCtgtctatgccttttggttggagcttctaatctgtttacatttaaggtaattattgatatgtatgttcttattaccattttcttaattgttttgggtttgtcattgtaggtctttttcttctcttgtgtttcctgcctagagaagttcctttagcatttgttgtaaagctagtttggtggtgctgaattctcttagctttttcttgcctgtaatggttttaatttctccatcgaatctgaatgagatccttgctgggtagagtaatcctggttgtaagtttttcctaTAAAAGTGAaagcatcactttaaatatgtcctgccactcccttctggcttgcagagtttctgctgaaagatcagctgttaaccttatggggattcctttgtatgttatttgttgtttttcccttgctgcttttaatatttttctttgtatttaatttttgatagtttgattaatatgtgtcttggcgtgtttctccttggatttatcttgtatggggctctctgcatttcctgcacttgattgactatttcctttctggtGGGTGCAGCTGGAtattgtgtttctggtgggcagggctgcgtctGGTAgggcaatattttttaaagcatttaaaaatgctttttagcTTTTCAAAccgtatttttacattttttaatgtggctactagaaaattaaaagttaCCTACATGATTTGCATCTGTGGTCTGTATCCTGTATCTATTGGAAGCATCGCTCTACCTATTTCCTCTTGTCTCACTGGGAATCATGTTGAAAATGCCTTGTCTCAGAGATAGAAGTCATATatcttctcctttcccctcttccctcctctcattCCCCCATAATTTTATCTTAAGTGGGCTCATGAATTTAGGTTATGTTCTTCTGTGGAGAAGGTAGACTTGCTCTCCCCACAttctattttgtatatgtttctttctgtaggaaaaatctatgaaaaaagaaagtatgtCTGCTGTTTTCATTCCTGTTGCCCCGAAAAAGCACATAATATGAGAACCATAAATCTTCATTACAGAGGTTTATTTTGGGCCATCCATGGGCCAAATTCAATGTTGTAGTCAGCATTCCTGGTGCTTGCTTTCTCCTGGGCATGTAAACTAAAATTCTATCTCTTTCTAGCTCTATATCCTCTGTGAGACTCCTGAGAGAATGATAACATTATGTAAACTGTGGGTGCTTaaacagtatttattgaatgactgatGATAAAGGAAACAGTTCTATGTCTCAGTTTATAGACAGCAAAGATAAAGAGGACCTTGGTGTTTTAAAGGAAAGACCCACATCCCTGCTCATCTGCTTCTTCCAGCTCCAGTCATGTTGTCGGCAGTGTCTATGGTGGTGGCGCTGGTGGTGGGGAGTCAGTGGCTGAATCTCTTCTTTTATTGGTGTCACTCTTGGTAGAAGTAGCAGTGTGTATTATCTTTCCTGCAATCATGGGGTTAGTGGTGGCAGACTTCACAGTGGTGACATTTGGGATGACGCTGGTGTTGATGTTAGCAAAAGGGTTGACACTTTTGAAtttgggcagaagagctaaaatatgattttttatttgCATCACAACACTaaaatttttggtaatttttggCACTTCCTGAGAGTCCTCTTCAAGTGTGCGGAGCATTTCATTTTGTATGTAGCTTTTTATCAATTGAACCACTTTTGGTCCAAtacaacattttttctttttgcatttatcTACCTCTTTTTCATCCATGGCACAGTGGTCTTTGCATCTCCCAAAACCCATTACACATCTTCCCAAGCCAAAGTATTCtgcacaaagaaaagagaaaacgaAAGTGCTAAGGTTAATAACTAGATATGATGTTAAAATTGCTGGAGCAAGAGGGATAGAGGCAGAGGGAGTTTGTTAATGCTAAATTTTAAGTACAGTGGTTAGGGATGTTGGTGGAGGCAACTGGCAGGCCAAGAGAGTCTTTGTGCACCTCTGAAATCCAAAATAAATCTCTAGTCTCCTTTCattgaataatttaaaacatctaaagaagaaaagggaatgaaattatTTGCTTCAGGGTAAGATTTTAGACCTCTAATCGTAGACACTTGTAGAATATCACTATATCTCCCTATGATCCTAGGAAATACCAACAAGAGTAAAATCTATCATAAAACTAATTCAAGAAAGAATTTCAAAAGAGAATCAATGGACTTTCAGAAGTTCTTGGTTCTTGCCAAACTCAGTGTTCCATGACCTCACTCTCCTTGACAATCGTTTGACCTGTGGTTCCTGGGGCATGGTGTTCTATCATTTTCAGCCTCTCTGGACACTATGTCCCTCAGAGGTCTTATTTATTATCATAGCCTTAACCTCATCTCTATGAAGATAACCCCCACATTGTTATCTATATCTCTGAATTCCCTGCTTAGAGTAGTACCTCATCTTCATCTGCTGGATGATTTTTCCACCCCATTGTTCcacttatttctcttttccaaatCAAGAAGCTTCTCCCTCACTCAACAATTCAACTGATTTTCTATAAAGCACAAGAGATTTATGTAGCACCTAATGTTCACATACATTTCAATATTGTTTCTCACCGAAGTCAACACTGTAAAATTCTTGTATTTTAAGCAGCTACACTGATTAACCCTACTATCTTATGTGGAATTTGAGGCTCAAGTTTGACTTTACCCAAGATGACACAGGCATACTGGCTTATATTATAGCCCTTCTCTTAAGGTCccaagataaaaaacaaaaaaagaaacatctttgactctttttctttcccttcctaaaCCCATTGCCAATTTAATATCTGGATGATTCTTGTATTTTGAAACAAGTCTCAATGTTTCTatcttcttttcaaaaaacagtGGCCAATGCTCTAATTCAGGTTTTTGCCATGATGTGTTCCTAGATGCTCCTATGGGTAATTTGAGATTTCTAATAAAACAAAGCtgagagaaggaatgaaattctataaaaatctgaaaaatttgaGATGGAGAACATAGACCTGTTTACTGGATCCTGAGAGGAGATTTTCTGAGTGTAAAGGTAAGGATTTCCTCCTTATTATACCAAGGTACAAACTGATAGGAACCTTTACTTCAAGAGATGACTtaaattagaaaaagagcaaaaatgaGGTAGGCTTGGCATGAGTCCCAGATGACAACTATTAGAGGGCAGGAAGGCAGTTTTATATGCTGGATAATTTCTGAGTACACAAACAACACCCTACTTTCTCTGTAGCTTCCTGTGTTTACCCATCAGACACAGTCTGGGATTGGAGCCTATGGGGATATGTGGGGGATGGTGTATGACTGATGCAATACATAAACTTTTCAGCCATATCTTGGGCATCTCATTTTTTAGCTTCTCTTTGGGTTCCCATTATTACGGACAGACAAATCCCTGCTTCCTCAAACCGCTCCCTCTTAAACCTAGGATTTCACATTACCTGTGTTCACCTGGTACTGTAGCATGAGGCTGGCAAAGATAGGAAAAAGGAGCTTCATGGCTGGGTGCAAGAGAAGAAGCCTTGGATCTGGGTTCGTGTTCTTGAGCTCCAGCCTTTATTGGCATCTTCATGGCCTTAGGCTATGAGCAGTAAAGTGCAGCCAAATCTCACAGCAATTGTGTTTTCTATGATTCTGTTTGAGAATAGCCTTTCCTGAACACCTCATGCAAGAAATTTCCTGTTCTTGATCCTGGGGGGGAAATAGAAGACACATAAGATATGAaagaaaatccaaactctttacaCCTTTCCTTCTTAAGGTTTATTCAGGGCAAGAATAATACATCTGCTTCACTATTTGTGAGCCTAGTTTTGCCTAAGGCATTTAGTGTATGAGATTCAGAAGAGCAGAACTTGCTATAAGCATAGATGACTGGAGGATAGAGACTCTGTCTTTTTTGTACTCTTGTTTCCAATGGCCAGTATGGGTACCGAATCAACATAAGAACTcaatatatgtttgttgaataagtTTGTGGGAGGCAGTTCTTGGCATGACTCTAACTTCTTAAAAAAAcgagatatagggcttccctggtggcgcagtggttgagagtccgcctgccgatgcaggggacacgggttcgagccccggtccgggaagatcccacatgccgtggagcagctgggcctgtgagccatggtcgctgagtctgcgcgtctggagcctgtgctctgcagcgggagaggccacaacagtgagaggccagcatattgcaaaaacaaaacaaaataaaacaaacaaacaaaaaaacgagaTATAATTAAcgtataacattatattaatttcaagtGTATATCATAaggattcaatatttgtatatctcctcagaagtggaattgctggattatatggtagttctatttttatttttttgaggaacctccatattatttGTATAGTGaatgaaccaatttacattcctaccaacagtgtacataggttccctttcctcctcaccttttacatcctcgccaacacctAGCTCATCTTCTTGATGATAgacattctaacaagtgtgaggtgatatctcatcattgttttgatttgcattttcctggtgatTAGTGCTGTTGTACATCTTTTTATGCAcctgtggccatctgtatgtcttctttggaaaaatgtctattcagatcctctgacgattttttaattgattttttttgctattgcattgtatgagttctttatatgttgatAATTcagatattaacctcttatcagatatacgatttgcaaacattttctcccatttggtaggttgccttttcattttgttgatgatattctttgctgtgcagaagtgttGTAGTTTGTTGTACtcccacctgtttatttttgcttttgttaactttgcttttagtgtcaaatctaaaaaaatcatCGCCAAGACTGATAtgaaggagcttactgcctagaTTTTCTTCATGGAGTTTGttggttttaggttttacattcaggtctttaatccattttgagttaatttttgtatatgatgtaagataatggtccagtttcattcttttgcatgttgctGCACAGTTTTCTCAATACCATCAATTAAAGAGGATGtcctttccccattatatattcttggctctgctgttgtaaattaattgaccatatatgtgtggttttatttctgggctcactATTCTTTCTGTTCaattgatctacatgtctgtttttatgccaatgcagtactgttttgatcactatagatttgtaatgtattttgaaatcagggagtgtaaTACCTCCAGCTTTAATTCTTTGTCAATAGTGCTTTtctattttgggtcttttgtggttccacaaaggttttagaattgtttgctctagttctgtgaaaaaagccattggaattttgatagggattgcattaaatctatagattgctctgggtagtatggacattttaataatactgattcttccaatccatgagtgtgaacatatctttccatttatttgtgttttcttcaatttctttcatcaatgtcttatagttttcagtgtacaggtttttcacttcctttgttaaacttattcctaagtattttattttttgatgcaattgtaaatgagattgttttcttagtttctctttctgatagttcattattagtgtatagaaacaacagatttttgtttattgtttttgtgttctgcaattttactgaatttgtttattagttctaccagtttctttttttttttggtggagcctttagggttttaaaaaatatgtaatatcatatcatatgcaaatcttcacagttttacttcttcctttccgacATGGAtggcttttatctctttttcttgactatttgctgtggctacaacatccagtactatgttgaataaaagtggcaagagtgggcattattgtcttgttcttgatcttacaggaaaaactttcagcttttcatcattaagtatgatgttagttgtgggcttgttgcatattgtcttcattatgttgaggtacattacctctatacacactttgttgagagtttataTCTTagatgaatgttgaattttgtcaaatgcttttttctacatctatcgagatgatcatatgatttttatccttcagtttgttaatgtggtgtaacatattgattgatttgtgaatgttgaaccattcttgggTCTCTAGAATAAATCCAACTCAATCACAGTTTATGATTCTTTAAATGTATTGTCGAATTTTGTTGGCTACTATTTTATTTGGaagttttacatctatgttcatcagtgatattggcctgtaattttcttttctcatcgtGTCcctgtcaggttttggtatcagggtaatgttggtcTCATAAACTGAGTTTGGAGGTGTTCcctctcttctatattttggaaaagttgagaagaattggtattgatttttctttgaatttttgatagaatttactggtgaaggcatctggtcttggacttttttttgttgggaggtttttgattactgatttaatctccttactaATTGGTCTGCTCAGCTTTTTTATTTCTACATGATTCAGAATtggtagattgtatgtttctaggaatgtatcaattttttttttctggattgtccagtttgttggtgtataacTTTTCATACTGGTCTCTtaagatcatttgtatttctctggtatcacttgtaatgtctcctctttcttcttctgattttatttacagTATTTAACTCTACTCTCTTTATTTCTTGGcgagtctagctaaagttttgtctattttgtttacctgaaaaagcccagatcttagtttcattaatcttttttattgtctttttagtctctaatttatttctgctctgatttttattatttactgccttctactaattttgggcttaatttgttcttctatttttagtttcttgaagaGTAAAGTTATGTTGTTTagttgagatctttcttgtttcttgatgtagacatttatttctatgaatgtttcttttagaattgcttttgctgcatctcatatgTGTTGgtgtgttgtgtttccattttgatttgtctcaaggtattttttgatttcaccttaaaaaaatttttatttgagtatagttgatttataatgttgtgttagtttctgatacaCAGCAatgttaatcagttatacatatacatatagccaatctctttttgtttttttagattcttttcccatataagccattacagagtattgagtagagttccctgtgctatacagcaggttcttattagttatctatttttatatatagtagtgtgtatatgtcagtcccaatctcccaattaatctcTCACCcctccttatcccctggtaaccataagtttgttttctacatccatgactctacttctgttttgtaaataagttcatttgtacctctttttttttttttaaagattttgcataaagtgatatcatatgatatttgtctttctgtgtctgacttacttcactcagtatgacaatctctaagtccatctatgttgctgcaaatgacattatttcattgattttttttcacgtATATACTGCAATTTTATTTCAATCGCACAAATGAAGTTAGCATgtaggaaatttaaatgaaacagtaTGGTAAAAATAGCAGAGAATCAAAAACTCTAATAAGGAAGTACACCTAAAGCATGAGACTTCAAAATTCATTAGTGTTTCATCTTGTTTTGATTGACACTTGATGCTTGcaaattttgaaacaaactttGAGATCATGATGATTACTCTGGAGAGATTTTAGCACCAGCACTAAGATTTGTACATTCAGTTGGTATGCAATTGACTTGTTAGCCATTTACATAGTGTATAGTACAGATTTGTCACAGGTCAGACCACAGTGTTGAAGGAAAGAAGTACCTTCCTGTGATTAGAAAGGATCCCTTAAACTGCACTCAGCTTAAGACATCCAATGTACAAGAGCACGAAAACCATCATAATATTGTGGCTCCAAGaaacataggttttttttttttttttttttttttgcggtacacaggcctctcactgttgtggcctctcccgttgcggagcacaggctctggacgtgcaggctcagcagccatggctcatgggcctagccgctccacggcatgtggggtcttcccagaccggggcacgaacccatgtccccttcatcggcaggcggactctcaaccactgtgccacccgggaagcccgaaCATAGTTTTGATAAGAAAAATAACCTAAGCTTCTGTTTCccattttaattactgaaatCTCTAACAATGACAAAACTGTCACATAGGACAGCAAATGTATACAGTAATTCAATCAAACTTCttggaaagaaaacatttagCAATCTGGGATAATGCAGAACGACAGGAAATAAAACGTGATTCAACACTGGTTCCTTTTGTCATTTTACACAGACATCATGTTAATATTAGACCAAGGCACAAAACGTTTAGTGCATAAACCAGTTTCTTTCTTAAGATCTAGCATTTTTACTGTAGTCTTTTATCTTACTTTGGATCACTTGTACCCAGTACTCTATCCTACTATAGATCGTTTAACttaatcaacaaaatcaaaagtgaTTTCCGACCAGATTTAtgggggacataaacatttgTATCATCAAAGTGTTTGCATAACCAAAAGCACAATAGTAAGATGAAAATGTCTcctatttcttttagaaaatagtaCTCGATAAGCTTGCTGCATCTTTAATGTCTTCACTGTTGGATGACAATGAAGAGTtgatagaaaaaaagaactgtatacTTGAATTATGAGAGCTCATCCATCAAAGATCTAAAACTGAAGTTTCTACAGAAACAGGAACTATTTtaacaaggggaaaaaattccCTCATTCAAACCTCTTTGAAGTGGTAATGGCTGAAAATTTGCAGCACTTAGAGAACTTTGCTATCAACAAGTTCTGTCTTATGAACTTAGATTAAGAAATCTAGAAAGCAGATGAAAGTggattatttcttcaaaattttagTAAAACTACTGATAATCAAAGGTTTCAAAGCAAATATGGCACATAACAACTCAAGCATAAATCAAGATGGAGAGCCTGGAGAATTGTGATTTcctaatatttcaaaaaattctaTCATTGCAACATACAGGATTTCTCCCCTATTTTAATCTTAGAAGTTTCAAAGAAAAGGGAGTGGATAACATACACACACGTGAGTGCCCACACaaacacgcacgcacgcacacacatggtGGTAAGTAGAGTATCTAGTTCCTTCTTCCCACCACCTAAGTctcactttatttattaaaagaaaattatgcagGACCCGCCTCGTTGTTTTCCCTTTATCTAATGATTTCTGTGACCTTAATTGCTGCCATGATTGTTACTTTTCTAGTATTTCAACACAACAAGGTTCAAAAGCAGCTTTGTAGTCAGGAACGTGTACCTGAATACCTGTATAACTGCAGGGCGCCTAGGTAATAACAACTGCCAAACTCAGGGATGGAACTTTTGAGTTCCACAGTAAAATGTAATCCATGTGAAGCTCAGAATCATGTTTCAGACCACTGAACTTACTCAAGTGAAAATACAAATAGCTGAAGACATGATGTAAAAGATTAAGTACTTGATGCTGTTGACATATTTACCAATTAAAGTCACAAAATATTCCTCAGaaattaactttaaataaaaaattattccttcccttcctcccgcTCCCCTAAACTCTACAAAATGTTTTCCCTGGGACTAGGCCTTGAAAAGGCCACTATGTATTAGTTTGACATGCATTACCGTCTGcaatttaaaaagctaattcTGTGGTGGTTGTAATTACATTATAAAAATGTCCACGTGCATACATCTAAAAAAGGTTGAAAACCTACAGTGAATCTACAAtatactgttttacatttgacCACTGGTTTGTGTTATGTAGGAGTCACAGATTTGGTAAAGCATTGTAACGATTTAGGAAGGCACCTAAATCTTTAAATTCTGGACAAATTTTATGTTTGAGTCTACAAAATTGCATGAAGCCTAAACTCGAAAGACTTCCTATCATCCTAAAATTCCTCACTCTGAACAAATCATTTTTAGGACACTTTTTTATAAATATCCCTTTGAAAGCACATACAATTCCATTTGTTCCACATTTtacatccttttttatggctgagtaatattccattgtaaatatgtaccacctcttctttatctgtttatctgtcgatgggcatttaggttgcttccatgtcttggctattgtagatagtgctgcagtgaacattggggtgcgtgtatcttctttttttaactttttattttatattggagtatagctgcttaacaatgttgtgatagcttcaggtgcacagcaaagggactcagtcatacatatgcatgtatccattctctcccaaactcccctccaatccaggctgccacaaaacattgagcagagttccctgtgatataaggtaggaccttgttggttatccattttaaatatggcagtgtgtgcatgttgatcccaaactctCTACCTATCCCTTCACCCACaacccttccccactggtaaccataagttcgttctctaagtctgtgagtctgtttctgttttgtaaataagttcatttgtatcatttctttttagcttctgcatataagggatatcatatgatatttctctttctctttctgacttacttcagtcagtatgacaatctctaggtccatccatgttgctgcaaatggcattatttcattctttttaattgttgagtaatattccattgtatatatgtaccacatcttctttatctattcctctgctgatagacatttaagttgcttccatgtcttggctatcataagcagtgctgcaatgaacattggggtgcacgtatcctttcggaccatgtttttctcttgatATATGCTCAGGGGTGGGATTTCagagtcatatggtagctccattcttagtttttaaagggagctccatactgttctccatagtggctgtaccaatttacattcccacaaacagtgtaggagtgttcccttctctccacactctctccagcatttattgtttgtggatttttttgatgatagctattttgactggtgtgaagtgataactcattgtagttttgatttgtatttctctaataattaacaatgttgaacatcttttcatgtgtctcttggccacctgtatgtcttctttggagaaatatctatttaggtcttctgcccatttttttgactgggttgtttgttttgatgatattaagcctcatgagctgtttgtaaaatttggagactaatcccttgccagtcacatcatttgcaaatattttctcccaatctgtgggttgtcttttcattttgtttatggtttcctttgctgtgaaaagcttttgagtttaattaggtcctgtttgtttatttttgcttttatttccattattctgggaaaatgatcttgctgtgatttgtgtcagagagggttctgcctatgttttcactAGGATTtttaaagtgtccagccttacatttaggtctttaatccgttttgagcttatttttgtgtatggtgttaaagaatgatctagtttcatttttttactgtccagttttcccagcaccatttgttgaagagactgtctttcctccattgtatagtcttgcatccattgtcatagattaattgaccataggtgcatgggtttatctctgggctttctatcctgttccattgatctatatttctgtttctgtgccagtaccatactgttttgatgaccgtagatttgtagtatagtctgaattcagggagcctgattgctccagctccgtttttctttctcaagattgctttggctattcggggtcttttgcatctccatacacattttaagattttttgttctaattctgtgaaaaatgccattggtaatttgatagggattgcactgaatctgtagattgccttgtgtaatatagtcattttgacaatattgattcttccaatccatgaacatgttatatctttctatcagtttgtgtcatcttcgatttctttcatcagcgtcttatagtttttggagtacaggtcttttatctccttaggtagatttattcctagctattttattctttttgatgtgatggtaaatgggattctttcttgaatttctctttctgatcttttgttgttagtgtatagaaatgcaacagatttctgtgtattaattttgtaacctgcaactttaccagattcattgatgagctctagtagttttctggtagcatctttaggattttctatgtatagtaccatgtcatatgcaaacagtgacagtttaacttcttttccaaattggattccttttatttctttttcttctctgattgtc
This region of Phocoena phocoena chromosome 15, mPhoPho1.1, whole genome shotgun sequence genomic DNA includes:
- the DEFB129 gene encoding beta-defensin 129 codes for the protein MKLLFPIFASLMLQYQVNTEYFGLGRCVMGFGRCKDHCAMDEKEVDKCKKKKCCIGPKVVQLIKSYIQNEMLRTLEEDSQEVPKITKNFSVVMQIKNHILALLPKFKSVNPFANINTSVIPNVTTVKSATTNPMIAGKIIHTATSTKSDTNKRRDSATDSPPPAPPP